In Treponema vincentii, a single window of DNA contains:
- a CDS encoding SPL family radical SAM protein: protein MHFVQVKGILSAKNGMNLYRGCTHGCIYCDSRSECYHINHGFEDIEIKENAIELLEDALRRKRNKCMIGTGSMTDPYMPLEEKLGMTRKAIETVHRYGFGFTVITKSPLILRDLELLQAINTKAKCVVQMTLTTYDDSLCKILEPNVAVTSERFTVLKTLRDAGIPTVVWLTPILPFINDTEENLEGILQYCIGANVFGIISFGMGLTLRDGNREYFYKKLDAAFPGLKEKYIQRYGTRYSVISPHNTRLMNIFHARCKENGIETNPDVIFAYLSAFDKIPGKTNAQLELF, encoded by the coding sequence ATGCATTTTGTACAAGTGAAAGGAATTTTATCAGCTAAAAATGGGATGAACTTATATCGCGGCTGCACGCATGGGTGTATCTATTGCGACTCGCGCAGTGAATGTTATCATATAAATCACGGCTTTGAAGATATCGAAATAAAGGAAAATGCAATAGAGCTTCTCGAAGATGCCTTGAGGCGGAAGCGTAATAAGTGCATGATCGGTACCGGTTCTATGACTGACCCGTATATGCCGCTGGAAGAAAAACTCGGTATGACGCGGAAAGCGATAGAGACCGTCCACCGCTACGGTTTCGGTTTTACCGTGATAACAAAATCCCCGCTTATATTACGCGACCTCGAACTTTTACAGGCAATAAACACCAAAGCAAAATGCGTTGTACAAATGACGCTGACCACCTATGATGATAGCTTGTGTAAAATACTTGAGCCGAATGTTGCCGTTACCAGTGAACGGTTTACCGTGCTTAAAACACTGCGCGACGCAGGTATTCCCACCGTTGTGTGGCTTACACCTATTCTTCCGTTCATCAATGATACGGAGGAAAATCTCGAAGGTATTTTACAGTATTGCATCGGAGCAAACGTATTCGGCATCATCTCTTTCGGCATGGGCTTAACGCTCAGAGACGGCAACCGCGAATATTTTTATAAAAAACTTGATGCAGCGTTTCCGGGCTTAAAGGAAAAATATATCCAGCGTTACGGTACTCGCTATTCCGTTATAAGTCCGCACAATACACGCCTTATGAATATCTTCCACGCACGCTGCAAAGAAAACGGCATAGAAACCAACCCTGATGTCATATTTGCGTATTTAAGCGCTTTTGATAAAATCCCCGGAAAGACGAATGCACAACTGGAATTGTTTTGA
- a CDS encoding DUF5680 domain-containing protein, giving the protein MGEYTLRYLPLAEQDLSEIMNCIQNNLENPIAAENTLSKRDFDLKIATLHRLRNKMDKKLIEFLIKAKRKTYAGKGSETASSREKSHDLVYRENNFMYYDTYLGVEKFAGEEALWIADNPYWSMNYIGRVTGENFNVDFLKEALLNVPFGKPFRGSEKYEDGSYEYKCSINGNFDWFQGKEIISFCGKEVYECYFHGGLIK; this is encoded by the coding sequence ATGGGCGAATATACTTTACGCTACCTTCCTCTAGCCGAACAGGATTTGAGCGAAATTATGAATTGTATTCAGAATAATTTGGAAAATCCGATTGCGGCAGAAAATACTCTTTCAAAAAGAGACTTTGATTTAAAAATAGCGACTTTACACCGATTGAGGAATAAAATGGACAAGAAACTAATTGAGTTTTTGATAAAAGCTAAACGGAAAACGTATGCAGGAAAAGGATCTGAAACGGCTTCTTCAAGAGAAAAATCACATGACTTAGTATATCGTGAAAATAATTTTATGTATTATGACACCTATCTTGGCGTGGAAAAATTTGCCGGAGAAGAAGCTCTTTGGATTGCAGATAATCCGTATTGGAGCATGAATTATATTGGACGTGTGACCGGAGAAAATTTTAATGTAGATTTTTTGAAGGAAGCATTGTTGAATGTTCCTTTTGGAAAACCGTTTAGAGGTTCGGAAAAATATGAAGATGGTAGTTATGAGTATAAATGTTCTATAAATGGAAATTTTGATTGGTTTCAAGGGAAAGAAATAATAAGTTTCTGTGGAAAAGAAGTTTATGAATGTTATTTTCATGGCGGGTTGATAAAGTAG
- a CDS encoding type II toxin-antitoxin system Phd/YefM family antitoxin yields the protein MMQIRPVSDLCNKFSEIENIVLANRSPVFLTKNGYGSMVVMSLDLYESLTHTIESQLNEADTQAASTNARLSHEEVFAHIRSQIKIS from the coding sequence ATGATGCAAATTAGACCTGTTTCAGATCTGTGTAATAAATTTTCAGAAATAGAAAATATAGTTTTAGCGAACAGAAGTCCTGTATTCCTTACAAAAAATGGTTATGGCTCTATGGTTGTGATGAGTCTTGATTTGTACGAAAGCCTTACACATACTATTGAAAGTCAACTTAATGAAGCGGATACTCAAGCGGCATCAACAAATGCTCGTCTTTCGCATGAAGAAGTTTTTGCTCATATCCGTTCCCAAATAAAGATAAGCTGA
- a CDS encoding type II toxin-antitoxin system HicB family antitoxin gives MKLAYPAIITYCEEDNSYSVEFPDLKGCVSGGFSLIEAIEMGIDAASGWILTEIEEGNAVPKASELTKIKLPDNKSFINMLILDMDSYSEKYSSKCIRKNITLPKWVNTLAEKNNVNFSQLLQNTIVEKYAGAM, from the coding sequence ATGAAATTAGCATATCCGGCAATTATAACATATTGCGAAGAAGATAATAGTTATAGCGTAGAATTTCCCGACTTAAAAGGTTGTGTTTCGGGTGGCTTTTCTCTCATAGAAGCGATAGAGATGGGAATAGATGCAGCATCAGGGTGGATATTAACAGAAATCGAGGAAGGAAATGCTGTTCCAAAAGCAAGTGAGCTTACAAAAATAAAACTGCCTGATAATAAAAGTTTTATAAATATGCTTATTTTAGATATGGATTCGTATAGTGAAAAATATTCAAGTAAATGTATAAGAAAAAATATAACACTTCCTAAATGGGTGAATACACTTGCAGAAAAAAATAATGTGAATTTTTCGCAATTATTACAAAATACGATAGTAGAAAAATATGCAGGTGCTATGTAA
- a CDS encoding type II toxin-antitoxin system HicA family toxin, with product MTVKEIEKILKADGWYFVTAKGSHNQYKHTVKSGKVTVPNHKGDIPIGTVKAILKQAGLK from the coding sequence ATGACAGTAAAAGAGATAGAAAAAATACTAAAGGCGGATGGTTGGTATTTTGTAACAGCAAAAGGTTCTCATAATCAATATAAACATACTGTAAAATCCGGAAAAGTTACGGTACCAAATCATAAAGGCGATATACCAATAGGGACGGTGAAAGCGATTTTAAAACAGGCAGGATTGAAATAA
- a CDS encoding endonuclease/exonuclease/phosphatase family protein: MKIITWNMHYCNYHAFQSKELHEYHYLNHLSAWEFMIKKVKPDIALLQEVNPVRKYSDNLIYQKSHTSEDEQIFQWGTGIYISQQIKDTYKIIDLTEEFFPRNSKYDGKSVLIKMTTSDKKDLFILSLHTDTKGYSNESKDITVDHLNYIFRDEIIQKIGTNYIVGGDFNIDEKMYNGKYDGIFKNLYDKGFISVVDKPMQTFYGDNCGNQSYFMDDYIFINNSMINYNKKSFIWNYGLVKSYSDHTIVETNIF, translated from the coding sequence ATGAAAATAATCACATGGAATATGCATTATTGTAATTATCATGCATTTCAGTCAAAAGAATTGCATGAATATCATTACCTCAATCATCTCTCTGCATGGGAATTTATGATTAAAAAAGTAAAACCGGATATTGCACTTTTACAAGAGGTTAATCCAGTTAGAAAGTATTCTGATAATTTAATTTATCAAAAAAGTCATACAAGTGAAGATGAACAGATTTTTCAGTGGGGAACTGGTATATATATTAGTCAACAAATAAAGGATACGTACAAAATCATTGATCTGACAGAAGAATTCTTTCCTCGCAATTCTAAATATGATGGTAAATCTGTACTTATTAAAATGACTACCAGTGATAAAAAAGATTTATTCATTTTAAGTCTGCATACTGATACCAAAGGTTATTCAAATGAAAGCAAAGATATAACTGTTGATCATCTTAACTATATTTTTAGAGATGAAATAATTCAAAAAATAGGCACTAATTATATTGTTGGAGGTGATTTTAATATAGATGAAAAAATGTATAACGGTAAATATGATGGTATTTTTAAGAATTTATATGATAAAGGATTTATATCCGTAGTAGATAAGCCGATGCAAACGTTTTATGGTGATAATTGTGGAAATCAAAGTTATTTTATGGATGATTATATTTTTATAAATAATTCAATGATAAACTATAATAAAAAATCATTTATCTGGAATTACGGATTAGTAAAAAGCTATAGTGACCATACAATTGTTGAAACAAATATATTTTAG
- a CDS encoding DUF2971 domain-containing protein, whose product MFRSNDLKQVSTNKIYKYYSYDCDEEKMFAPFLKNTLRYRHPSSLNDPYDCYICKKNGGFYESIRKIEMRNVFVCSLTTSCDDILMWSHYATNHQGFVLEYDLEKLRTINECQLEDFSYVEYSDDVIEKTTRDFLSDTSSERKSLKAIFHKSKCWEYEKEIRSVLYGSLYSKNDYHDITLPDNSISAVILGSHFISKHKSIPKLLQNMYINNQLFYMQLQAGSYRLQKECGSLEEYFDSI is encoded by the coding sequence ATGTTCAGAAGTAATGATTTAAAACAAGTTTCTACGAATAAAATTTATAAATACTATTCATATGATTGTGATGAAGAGAAAATGTTTGCACCTTTCTTAAAAAACACATTAAGATATAGACATCCTAGTTCATTAAATGACCCCTATGATTGTTATATATGTAAAAAAAACGGCGGATTTTATGAATCTATTCGTAAAATTGAAATGCGAAATGTATTTGTGTGCAGTTTAACTACTTCATGCGATGATATTCTGATGTGGTCTCATTATGCCACAAATCATCAAGGATTTGTTCTCGAATATGACCTAGAAAAATTAAGAACGATCAATGAATGTCAACTTGAAGATTTTTCGTATGTAGAGTATTCTGATGATGTTATTGAAAAAACGACCAGAGATTTTCTTTCAGATACTTCTTCTGAAAGAAAATCTTTGAAAGCTATATTTCATAAATCTAAATGTTGGGAGTATGAAAAAGAAATTAGGTCTGTTCTTTATGGATCTTTATATAGTAAAAATGACTATCATGATATAACTTTGCCTGATAATTCAATTTCTGCTGTAATATTAGGCTCTCATTTTATTAGCAAGCATAAATCAATTCCTAAATTATTACAAAATATGTACATAAATAACCAATTGTTTTACATGCAATTACAAGCAGGAAGTTATCGACTTCAAAAAGAATGTGGAAGTCTTGAGGAATATTTTGATAGTATATGA
- a CDS encoding Vat family streptogramin A O-acetyltransferase, translating to MFGPQPNEIHPMKGFDQVCFIKNIITNPNIIVGDYSYYDDPVNSENFENNVLYHYPFIGDKLIIGKFCAIARDVKFIMNGANHKMNCLTTYPFSIFRNGWEKVTPEMEELPIKGDTVIQNDVWIGYNSLIMPGIKIGNGSIIASNSVVIKDVEPYSIVGGNPAKLIRKRFDNEIIDLLESIKWWDLPIEKITTNLEILTSNDVSKLREINDMKIT from the coding sequence ATGTTCGGTCCTCAACCCAATGAAATACACCCCATGAAGGGGTTTGATCAAGTATGTTTTATTAAGAATATAATTACTAATCCAAATATAATCGTTGGTGATTATTCGTATTACGATGATCCGGTAAATTCGGAAAACTTTGAAAATAATGTTCTGTATCATTATCCATTCATTGGAGACAAATTAATTATTGGAAAGTTTTGTGCCATTGCCCGAGATGTTAAGTTCATAATGAATGGTGCAAATCATAAAATGAATTGTTTGACAACATATCCATTTTCAATATTTAGAAATGGATGGGAAAAAGTAACACCGGAAATGGAAGAGTTACCAATTAAAGGGGATACGGTAATTCAGAATGATGTGTGGATTGGTTATAATTCTTTAATAATGCCCGGAATAAAGATAGGTAATGGTTCAATAATTGCATCAAATTCTGTTGTAATAAAAGATGTAGAACCATATTCAATCGTTGGAGGAAATCCTGCAAAATTAATACGAAAAAGATTTGATAATGAAATTATTGATCTTTTAGAAAGTATAAAATGGTGGGATTTGCCAATAGAAAAAATAACGACAAATCTTGAGATACTTACCTCAAATGATGTAAGTAAATTACGAGAAATTAATGATATGAAAATCACCTAA